A window of the Xenopus laevis strain J_2021 chromosome 9_10L, Xenopus_laevis_v10.1, whole genome shotgun sequence genome harbors these coding sequences:
- the LOC108701233 gene encoding macrophage receptor MARCO, giving the protein MDLMDDSETQLEEECSSKPFTFSPMLYSGMAPFDINDSKPKRHAVRNGFQIFVFVYLMLLTAVASYLMYSSFIWHQELMALKEEMCSLPCLGKDVTVKGSHKEVFLSQSEENKLDPKIKELLRTLNASILSIEDKRVQRLSELEEEIGIIQVRTQDLFQKLDNSTLIPGPAGKDGPPGARGIPGPPGVKGEPGNRGEAGNRGSPGIKGEKGNPGLQGLKGDEGKLGPTGPMGPSGSDGNGTKGEPGATGPPGAKGDAGERGQDGIPGRPGASGTAGEKGETGRTGLPGTPGTNGDKGEKGNQGLNGDPGQKGEIGASGLNGLPGAKGEPGVPGLPGPKGNPGEKGNPGIQGPPGTQTEIVRLVGGTNRGRVEIFHGGDWGTICDDSWDMNDGAVICRMLGYSRAVQAFTAGGGIGKILLDDVSCVGTETSILECPKPNWEMHNCGHNEDAGVECGS; this is encoded by the exons ATTCCAAGCCAAAGAGGCATGCAGTAAGAAATGGCTTCCAGATCTTTGTGTTTGTCTACTTGATGTTGTTGACGGCTGTGGCTTCCTACCTGATGTACTCCA GTTTTATTTGGCACCAGGAGCTCATGGCATTGAAGGAAGAGATGTGCAGCCTGCCATGTCTGGGGAAGGACGTGACAGTGAAGGGGTCACATAAAGAAGTATTTTTAAGTCAGAGTGAAGAAAATAAATTAGACCCTAAAATTAAGGAGCTCCTGCGCACCCTGAATGCATCCATTCTATCCATTGAGGATAAGAGGGTCCAAAGACTCAGTGAACTGGAGGAGGAGATTGGGATCATCCAAGTGAGGACCCAGGATCTATTCCAGAAACTAGATAATTCAACCCTGATCCCAG GGCCTGCTGGGAAGGATGGGCCCCCAGGGGCCAGAGGAATTCCAG GTCCACCAGGAGTGAAAGGGGAGCCCGGTAACCGAGGGGAGGCTGGAAACCGCGGCAGTCCTGGaatcaaaggagaaaagggaaatcctg GTCTTCAAGGGCTTAAAGGAGATGAAGGAAAATTGGGCCCCACAGGTCCAATGGGTCCCTCAGGATCTGATGGAAATG GGACCAAAGGTGAGCCTGGAGCAACTGGACCCCCTGGAGCAAAAG GGGATGCTGGTGAAAGAGGACAAGATGGTATCCCTGGCAGACCTGGAGCATCTGGTACTGCTGGAGAGAAAGGAGAAACTGGTAGAACAG GTCTGCCTGGTACCCCAGGGACAAACGGAGACAaaggagagaaaggaaatcaag GCTTGAATGGAGATCCAGGGCAGAAAGGAGAAATAGGAGCATCAG GGTTAAATGGGCTTCCCGGTGCCAAAGGAGAACCCGGAGTGCCTGGCCTCCCGGGCCCAAAAGGGAATCCTGGAGAGAAAGGGAATCCTGGAATCCAAG GACCCCCAGGGACACAAACAG AGATAGTGCGGCTTGTGGGTGGGACCAATCGAGGCCGAGTGGAAATCTTTCACGGTGGTGACTGGGGTACAATCTGCGATGATTCCTGGGACATGAATGATGGAGCGGTCATCTGTCGAATGTTGGGCTACTCCAGAGCTGTACAAGCATTCACTGCTGGAGGAG GTATCGGGAAGATCTTGTTGGATGACGTATCCTGTGTTGGGACAGAAACCAGTATCCTGGAGTGTCCGAAGCCCAACTGGGAGATGCACAACTGTGGCCACAATGAGGATGCTGGGGTTGAGTGTGGCTCCTAG